TTATTGGGTCACCCTCAGTGGGGACATTCAGACAGAACCAATTGGGTTACTGTTTCAATTTATTGCTATACAGTATTTTCCCAAAGTCCTGTCTCTTTCTACGCAACTGTCACTATTCATTAATTGAGACAGTCTCTGGTAGAGACTCACCATCAAACTCCAGCTTGGTCCCGTCTCCAAACACAATGTGTCCACATGCAGCGACAGCACAGTAGTAGGTCCCAGCTTGAGAACGGTTCAGTCTCTCCAACGGCAAGTTGTagacacaggtgtgtgtctgtgtgtctggttTCCTCTCACACTGATTGTTCCTGTCTCCGTGGGTGTAAATGAGTCCTGGCTGAGGTTCTTCAGAGCTCTTGAACCAGTAATAACTGTGTTCTCCATCACAGGTCCCAGTGTGAACTGTGCAGCTGAGAGTCACAGAGCCTCCTGGCTGGATGCTCTCAGACTGATGCACCACAACCTGGATGTTAGACCCTGAACCTTTCACACTGACAGTGACGCCCTCAGTAAACTGAGAAACGGTTGAATTCTGCTGTAAACAGTAGTAAGTAGCTGAGTCTGAAAACTGCAAATCAGAGATATTTAGGTGACTCACAACATCATTAGAGTCCACAGAGAAGTGTCGATTGTCTATGAATTCATTCCGTAACCAAATCTCTGTTAAAAGTTTGTACGTCTTAGAGATAATTCGAGGTTTCTgtcctggtgtgtgtttgtaccaaTAAATGGTTTTGTCATCCCCCTCATAGAAACATTGCAAAGTCAAGTTGTCTCCAACATCAACTGATATGAATCCACTGTCTTGATGAGACAAGATCAAATTATGCATCTGaactgaggagaaaaaggagaaaaacaaaataacttttAAGGTTATGTGACAGAAATGAAATGGTTATCAGCATCAGGActgactgaatatttaaaaaacacacaactcacccATATTCCCcaaaaagaaacatgtcaggTAGAGAACGAACTTCGGagatgtcttcatgttgaaatcGTCGTGTTGAATGACAAACAGCCCGacactttctcctctcttcagagTAAAGACTTGTGTTGATTGGCCAGCAGGGCAAcactgatcacatgatcactgCTACCTTGATGTgaatcttttttctttaaaaagaatCACAGGGTGACAGACGTCTGAAGCAGTTAGAGTacatactactactactactactacaattGTATTCAGTTATTCATACAAAAATACCAGCACAAATATAGGGATACAAATGTTGCAGATGAAAATATagagtaaaataatatatatttaaacataaattaatacaaatatttggaaAGATTGTCGAGAGATTAgaacatatttttaaaagttaCAGGTGAATTCAGACCCGAAAGACTAAGTCAGCACTTCtataaaatgtatctttaaagAGGATAAGGAGTTTGGAACAACCTTCCTATGGAGATCTGTCTGAcaaagggggtgggggtggggggggggctctaacAGAAAAGACATGGTCCCCTTTGGTGCTTCAGCCGGGAGTGTGGAATGGTTATTAGGGCCTTTGCCGTGGACCTGAGGTTACCACCGGGACCACATGGTATCAAAAAGTCTGAAGTCAACGGTAAAATTAAAATAGGTAACAATTTTAACATAAGAATAGCAGCAACCCTGCTTGATTAAAGTATTTGTGATTTAGTTTTCTGTCAACTTCTGGCAATTTCATTGCTGTTCACCTGGGGTGTAGTGAAGACACTGCAAAGacttcaagattcaagatcCTGTTTGAAAGTGCTCAATCAAAGAGAGCAGATGGTCTTTTGACCACTAGGAGGCTAAATGTCAGGTAGGAAATTGTTAAACAACTTGGGGTTAAGTTCagaagtattttttatatttagtggGAGTGGAAAATATGACAACTGACAAcatcaaatcaattaaaattGTTAACCCTTGTGTTGTCCCTGCTTCCCCTGGCTGTTGGCCCCCTCACATAGCCCACCACATGTTAGCATACACGTAGGACTAGTGAGCAgcccttgcagatgtatttgttaCACCCTGCACACAATTTTACAGTCCTTTTTCCTGGAGTATATCTGACACCTCTTGTACATCTCATTAGGGCCATAGGGAGGAGGCCGGACAATCAGGTCGAGCGTTGTCTTCATCGTGGTCAAGAGCTCTCCCTGAGGCAGCGGCTTTCACAGCCTTCACAACCACGGCGGACGCTTCCGTGTGGGGGATGCCCTCCCTTCGGGCGATGAACGGAGTCACGAGAGCCTTTCCAAGCTGCTCTTGAAACACCCTCCAC
This sequence is a window from Platichthys flesus chromosome 24, fPlaFle2.1, whole genome shotgun sequence. Protein-coding genes within it:
- the LOC133949955 gene encoding uncharacterized protein LOC133949955, translated to MKTSPKFVLYLTCFFLGNMVQMHNLILSHQDSGFISVDVGDNLTLQCFYEGDDKTIYWYKHTPGQKPRIISKTYKLLTEIWLRNEFIDNRHFSVDSNDVVSHLNISDLQFSDSATYYCLQQNSTVSQFTEGVTVSVKGSGSNIQVVVHQSESIQPGGSVTLSCTVHTGTCDGEHSYYWFKSSEEPQPGLIYTHGDRNNQCERKPDTQTHTCVYNLPLERLNRSQAGTYYCAVAACGHIVFGDGTKLEFDDEVNWLVYFLSGALGFTISLLLAVLLYKINKRRCWRCSESRTQPSSPSKTDAEGNQHADDLHYAAVNVNVASRSRRQRDNTNDECVYSSVKL